Within Wyeomyia smithii strain HCP4-BCI-WySm-NY-G18 chromosome 2, ASM2978416v1, whole genome shotgun sequence, the genomic segment tgtgttttgaagggttttatctaaaaattatgagaaaaattaacttttttatgatGTTCAATGGACTCaagtgagtcaaataattgaatgcgatgctgaaccaaaccatgcaaaatattcaaaaacaacaccacaaaaataaaagaatgtatggaaaaatgtaggaacgcaccttgactttttcaacatcgattttttttgggacaccctaataagCAGTTAAATAGAGACATTTGGGTAAACAATATGAATGTTGGCATACGATATTCATTGTCTATGTATTGCAACACTTTAATCGATGTGGGTAAAGCCGAATGCCGGCCGACCCTAAGCCTGAAATTGATATACCTTACGAGCCAGTTTACTCTAAAAGATCGTTATTACATAATAAATCAAACCACgctctgttttgtttataaaacTTTTATTCTATCTGTCTCGATCTTTTTACTGTTATGGAATGTGGTTTTACATAGTGTGTATTCTGCAAGACCTCAAATGCTAACCCGGCAAACTGTTGAGAGTTCAATCTCACCAATTCACGCGGAGATATGTATTCAGTAGTCTCATCAATCGTCGAGGGAGGGACATGATCGCTTTTGGACGGCACTAGATTCTTATACTCCAGAGATTCAATACTTAGTCATGATTAAAAATCACGATTTCGATTCATTAAATTATAATGACGTTTTGCTTCGCTAACCTTATTTGATTTTGTCCTATATTCTAATAGCTTAGAGATTCGTCTCCCCGTTCAAATCTTCTGTATAACCTCGCTAGCTTTACGCTAATGTTCTGTATGTTACATTCTTCTGACAAAATACAACTTATTTACTTCGCCCTTTTGCGTCGATTGTTGGAATGTACCTTTGTTTGAAACCCTGCCCGAAGGGATCTAATCCCGCTCCGTCAAATAATTTAATCTAGACATTGCTTTCGAATAAATTGTTCCATTACGCAAGCACACATGGCAGGAAAGGACCTACTCGTATTCTGATAAGAATTTGACCCTAAGGTACATTTTGTGTTttacttgtattttttttcctttttgttaCCCTACTAGCTTGTTTTGTCGTTGTGATTCGTGTAAGGGGCGTggccaaattttattttatcgcAAAAGGACACATCACGAAGGGGGTGATAGCCGGTCTAGAATATCGCCGCTAGCAGCGTGATTAGCAGCAGGAAGCTCGAGGCGGTTATCGCGCTAGCATCGCCCCCATAGTACGTTTGGCCGCACGCCGGCGGACACACCGGAATGACGGATTCGAACAGTTCCACTCTTGCTTCCGCTTGGCCAAGCTTGTTGATTGCCCGGCAGTAGTAGTCACCGTACTGTCGCTTCTCAATCGTAATGACACGCAGGGTTGTATCGGTGAATTCGTCTGCCGTGGCGAACAGTGAGATGGAGTAGTGCTGATTGTTAGACAGCTGCACATCGTCCTTGACCCAGACGATCGCCGGCGACGGGTAAGCTTCCACGTGGCATTCCAAGTCCATGTCGTACTGCAGGGCCTGACTGAGCCGGGGTCTCGGGACGGTGATTACCGGTGCAAATTCCACCTCCAGATTAATGTTACGCCGATCGCCCTTGCTGACGCCATTGTCGGCCACACAGTAGTAAGTACCGCGGTCCTCCTTCTGGACGGAGTTGATCTTCAGTACGTTTCCGGTGTAGATTGCACCACCTGCAACAGGGggaaaagcaaacaaaaaagtttagaatttATGGCACTAACAGCAAGAAAGGCGTCACATGGTGGGTGTATGAAGTTAGAGCGGCGCTTTCGGTTACCCGGAAGAGTGCTTAGAACGGAGTGTTTTTGCGGTCAACTGAACTCGTAAGCGATTTGTCAAAAAACGAATTCAACAATATTTGGGCTGTAAAAAGGAAAAGGGTCTAAGACAGGCTGTGCGCCGAAAAAGGTGATGTTTTTTACTGTCCTATCATAGGGTGGAGTGTGTCTATGCataaaattttttcattttattgctTTCTTGCATTTGTAACAGTTGCAAGCAATTTGTTTAGGCGATATAGCGGCAAGATGTACGCTCTCAATTTGAACTAGCATTCAGAGGTGAGGGTGTGGCACCGGaatatatttaaataaatctactTTGCTATACACATATGTACGTTTCTTATCATACGAGTTCGATACTGCAGTATTTGCTGTTTTACCTTTCACGCTTGTTTTGGaatgaaatttcaatttatCATGTGTTATTCAAATTTGTTTGGGCACATGAGAATCCAGCTGATTCAGCTAGAAAAGAGAGGGATTGAATTTTTCATGGTTTGAATCATGCTCTAAAAAGCTTAACTCTTTATGTTTATTTTGCGGTTTTTGAAAACATTCTGAAAAATTATGAGTGTTAGtgctatttaaaaaaagttgcaaatgtttggctctaaaaaacatttatatttttgtaGTAGGTAATTTCTGATGTTCAACATTCTGCAAATGAATTACAATAATAACAATGCTACATAGCAAGATATTGATATTCATGCATTCAAGAAACAATTCACAACTTACAACATACAAAGTTAAGATTTTCATTTGCCCAGTAACAAACATGAGTAAATTTCTTACTGTCAATCAGTGACGTTTTGCCTTCAATCATCCAAAGCGGAAAAAAACACTTCCTCTTTTATGTAGGTACATACCTACATCATGGTTTTCATCTAAACATGACCAACGAAAGTAACCATATTTATTCGATTTAAACGAGAGTCGTTGTCATGGAAATCTGTTAACGAatccaaaaataacaaaaaacaacgaTAGATTTGTTACTTGTTTTTGTAAAATACAGCTAAGACGTTAATTTAATAGAATAACATCACACTTGTAATATTTTTCTATTAATCTGgatatttcaacatcattccatttttttcagcataaaaaataaaatagcaTACTGCGTGCACTAGTCCTCTAATGCAACATATTGATTGCCGTATGAATAGCTAATTTCGCCGACCGGAAGTACTCATTTACGACGTGCCCTTATCCATAATAGCAGCCGCCGTCGTTGCCGGTCGCTTCGGATTCAAGTTTGAAGGGGGTAAACATCAAGGAAAAATACTGCGAACAGGCAACATCAAGTAGCAGCTCCTCCCCTTTGCAGCCGTCATCGCAATGTGAAGCCGTTTCCACTCAATCAAAACTAGTTCATCCATTGCTAATTGCCAGGTTTCGAATCATCTCTTGTGATTTCATTGAAGCATATTAGTTACATTGCAATGAGAGAGTAAAATATGCTGCCTGCAGCAGGATCCCTTGCGATTGAATGGGTCGGAAAGGGTCTCTCCGTGAGTCCTTGCAGTACAGCGGCAATTAACATACTTTTATGCACGCTGCGATGTGACGAATCATGCTGATTAGCACCTTTTACAATGGGGAGTTTTATTCGCGTACTTAGGTTAAAAAATGCTGTTATTAACCGGTAACACTTTTTAAGCACATTTGTTACCATTATGAGATTGAAAGAAGAAGACTTTACTAATCTTCTCTCTACGACGATAATCCGTCAAAACTCAAACAAGCTTAAACAGACTGATGGAAAGTGACATAATCCACTTGGTGCCTTAATTGACAATCTGGATGTGGACCTTCGGCATATGCCTGCATGTATACAAATGCAACCCATTTGCCCTTCCCAAGGAGCGAAAAGGCGTTGGTGAAATGCACCGAATGCATTTTGGATTTTTCTACCCGAAATTCAAAAGCCTGTAACATTTCCTATTTCCTGAATTATTTTCGTGTGCGGTTCTTCGAGCATCGAGTTAATCTACTTAGAGCGTAACCTCAGACACAGCAAACTGAAGCGCCCTTCCTGGTGCATTCTATTCGAACCGCTCTTCGCCCTATTGCGGAAAGATCACTGCGAGCGGACAGACCCAAACATCTGCAGCTATTGTTGAGCATCAATTTTATGCCTGTTTAAAAGTTTctacaagaaaaaaatcaccCGGAATCGGCAAATGGAAAGCAGATAAATTATAGTGATTATAATCGGTATATTATGATCCCTCACGATTAGATCCACTCGCAAACTACAATTGGATGTGTTTGGAAACAGATCACGTCACACCCGTCACCGGTGGCAATATGTGGGCAACCGTCAACTGTTCGAAGGAAAAACTCCAGCTCAGGACAATAGAGAAAATTAGTGTTCGCTACTCCCGCGTTTGAGTGGCCTTTGAAGGTGAACATGACTTCGATTAGGGTGTGCCCCTGGATGAACGAAGCGTAGGGTGGTAGCGTGTTTCGAATTAGCTTTCATCACTTTCTTCTTCCACCTTTCCGGTGATATTTTCTTATCAACACCCGGTTTGCGTTGCTGTTCGACATTGCGCAAGCAGTCCGGAAACGGGTGGAAATATAGAGTAACTCGTCGTGTTTCGTGTGCGCCCATAAATTAGCACATAGATTTTTTAACGAGACCATTCTGCCTGGGCGTCTCGCTTTCGAGAGTATCCTGTTTTACTTGCACAACGGTAACAATCATCACATCGTTCCACGCGGTTGAAGAAGGTTTGGCGTCCATCAGCGAGTTCTACAGTGTCGGCTTCGAATGTGTGAAACGTGCTTCATGACGTGACGGTTCAACCCTCTCGAAACGTTACTTCATGCGTTCGCCATCGATATGGAATAGCCAGAAGGGCGGGGGTAATGTTCCGGTTGAATAGGTTGAGTGTGTCTCTATTGGTGATTGGTGTGTGTATCCATCGGGACAACTCCAAAGTAAGAGTGTACTATAACTCGCTATTATTATGAAACAGAACAACAGTATTATCCAATAATACCGGTAGTGCAGAATGCACCTACTAATCAACTGAACACTTTAAAATTATTTgctactgtttttctgctagtTACCTCTGTTTGAAGCTTAATCCACTGTATTTAGAAAATTTTTCGTCGACGAAGATATTTACTTCCCCATTTTTCTGATCAACGGGTGACAAGTCAAATTTGAAACGAACACGTTCAGAGATAAATGAAATGCTTCACTGAGTATTGTAACACCCAggttgaatattgcaacaccccctAAAAAGTTTATCATCACCTAAAATAGGTGAATTTCTCGTGTTTACGACGACCTAGCGAGCTGAGGTCTctagcaaacttgttcagaaggtcaaaagCTTCTAGATGTTGGATCTTTCAGTGCAGAATTCCACCACTTTGTGACACTAGTGACCGTTTTGCGTGTACTGCTCAAATGGAAGCACTTGTTCagaacacgcacacacacaggcCAATatacaaaattgacaaaatcggGACTAAATTGAACATCTCTGCTTGCAAGCTGAGGCGATAGTCATGCGATTATTGAAAGAAACATTTTCACTAAATCGATTGGAAACGGTTTTTATAGACCGTAGCTCTTTACCTGTTGAAGTACAGGGCCGAACTCAGCCCGAAccagtaaaataattttattctttattcaagCTGGCCAAAAGTGGTTTAGGCATCTCTAGACAATTCAAATTTG encodes:
- the LOC129724114 gene encoding lachesin, yielding MNFSKNNMYALASVLLPLVCFAQRTPSISYITQEQIKDIGGTVELECSVQYAKEYSVHWIKTGRDRSDVVFLSTGSALVLKDSRFALRYDPSSSSYILQIKDIQETDAGTYQCQVVLSVTNKITADVELQVRRPPIISDNSTQSLVASEGQSVQMDCYASGYPPPQITWRRENNAILPTGGAIYTGNVLKINSVQKEDRGTYYCVADNGVSKGDRRNINLEVEFAPVITVPRPRLSQALQYDMDLECHVEAYPSPAIVWVKDDVQLSNNQHYSISLFATADEFTDTTLRVITIEKRQYGDYYCRAINKLGQAEARVELFESVIPVCPPACGQTYYGGDASAITASSFLLLITLLAAIF